The sequence TCGATGATTTTCATAGCTGCCGCTGCTCTTCTTGGAAGCGCTCTTATAATCCCCATTGCCGCGGGTACGGCTGTCGTAACCGCGCGCCGGCTTGGTTACCGGCTCCCGGAATCCGGTCTTTGACACCGGTTTATAACTCTCCTTTATCTTTGCTTCCCTGTGAAACTCGGGGTAGCCGTGCTTCACCGGATCACGAAAGCCGCTTCTCTCAACTTCACGATACCGCGACTTTACACCGGGGCGTGTCCGCACTATTGTCTCATCAATCACCACCGATTTGTATCTGACCACATGAATCCGGTCTTCCCAGCAATGTCCCCAGCGGTCATAAATCGTAATGAAATGATATCCCCAGTAAATCCGGGGGATAAAAAGCGGCGCCACTCCCCAATAAATGCCGTCAATGTAAATGGTCGCACCGAAAGGGTAATCAATATAGACCGAACCGCACAGACTCCAGTCGGGATAGCGATGGACATAGACCGGTCGGAAATAATAATTATGCCACTCTCTGATAGTGAAGGATGTCATATCGGTCGCGCGCGGGCAACCATAATCGCATCCGAAGAATTCGGAGTTGATATAATCAATGAAGTCATAGGGGTCTTCTTCGCAAATCAGACCGGAACCGTCATACCAGGCCGGTATCGGAAGCGGCTCTCGCGATGCCACCGCCTGAAGATATTCCGTTCCTGCCGGACCCTGCACCGTCAGGCTGTAAGAGTCATATGTTCCGGGCAAACGGTATGTCCGTCCTCCCTGCACCCAGCCATTTTCAGCCGGGCTGGTCGGGAATATCAGATTGACATGTCCACGGGTGTCGATATTGTATATCGCCACATAACTGTCGCGATTCGTCCGAAACGATATGGTTATCTCATCCCCCTGGTAATACTGGCTGTTGTCGGTCCAGATTTCCACTTCAAGATACCTGTCCGGGGTTATAAATCT comes from Candidatus Zixiibacteriota bacterium and encodes:
- a CDS encoding DUF4384 domain-containing protein codes for the protein MKRMNLLIAILMTSFLASIIPARAEIVGDDRAMGGRFITPDRYLEVEIWTDNSQYYQGDEITISFRTNRDSYVAIYNIDTRGHVNLIFPTSPAENGWVQGGRTYRLPGTYDSYSLTVQGPAGTEYLQAVASREPLPIPAWYDGSGLICEEDPYDFIDYINSEFFGCDYGCPRATDMTSFTIREWHNYYFRPVYVHRYPDWSLCGSVYIDYPFGATIYIDGIYWGVAPLFIPRIYWGYHFITIYDRWGHCWEDRIHVVRYKSVVIDETIVRTRPGVKSRYREVERSGFRDPVKHGYPEFHREAKIKESYKPVSKTGFREPVTKPARGYDSRTRGNGDYKSASKKSSGSYENHRTVTKQSPGTYRNPDGNNSRKQGGARVYDGTKSRSDGASKRSGEARQYESRKSGGGAKQGSSGKVSSPAKSAPSKESSGGKGSGNSGGSSGSKKKR